A stretch of the Vagococcus xieshaowenii genome encodes the following:
- a CDS encoding DUF916 and DUF3324 domain-containing protein, whose protein sequence is MENKRNAVWLGWMKFVVALLVLVGSDVFVTQVVKASEVNFNVEAVLPDNQREGSSYFDLDMAPGQKQELAVKVFNHSDEDIVVEPDIAAATTNLNGAVEYGKADEQLDKTAPYDISKLISNDEQEIKVPAQRAVFYKFNVTMPPKEFNGVLAGGITFREKEQNEAKEESNDQGISIKNTFSLVLALLLRENETALNSDLKLTKATADQVNARNVIFAHLQNPTAKYLNQLTVSAKVTKRNQDEVIYKASQEQMQMAPNTTMTFPIRLLGEKIKSGKYTMTIDATSGEDKWHLTKDFEIKADEARKLNKSDVSIEKDNTMLYVLIGVALIIILLMVLIALQVKNKKKK, encoded by the coding sequence ATGGAGAATAAAAGAAATGCAGTATGGTTAGGATGGATGAAATTTGTCGTAGCCTTATTGGTGCTTGTTGGCAGTGATGTCTTTGTTACACAAGTAGTGAAGGCCTCAGAGGTGAACTTTAATGTTGAGGCGGTGTTGCCTGATAATCAACGTGAAGGAAGTAGTTACTTTGATTTAGATATGGCACCAGGACAAAAGCAAGAATTAGCAGTGAAAGTGTTTAATCATTCGGATGAGGATATTGTGGTTGAACCTGACATTGCAGCCGCTACGACTAATTTAAATGGTGCAGTCGAGTACGGGAAAGCAGATGAACAATTAGATAAGACAGCGCCATATGATATTAGTAAGTTAATTTCTAATGATGAGCAAGAAATAAAAGTTCCGGCTCAACGTGCTGTTTTCTATAAGTTTAATGTGACCATGCCGCCAAAAGAATTCAACGGTGTATTAGCAGGTGGTATTACATTTAGAGAAAAAGAACAAAATGAAGCAAAAGAAGAATCTAATGATCAAGGAATTAGCATTAAGAATACTTTTTCACTCGTTTTGGCATTGTTATTAAGAGAAAACGAAACAGCTTTGAATTCTGATTTGAAATTAACGAAAGCAACAGCGGATCAAGTGAATGCACGTAATGTGATTTTTGCTCATCTGCAAAATCCAACAGCAAAATATCTAAATCAATTAACTGTAAGCGCTAAAGTGACCAAACGTAATCAGGATGAGGTGATTTATAAAGCGTCACAAGAACAGATGCAAATGGCACCTAATACAACCATGACGTTTCCCATTCGTTTGTTGGGTGAAAAAATCAAGTCCGGCAAGTATACAATGACAATCGATGCGACATCAGGTGAGGACAAGTGGCATTTAACTAAAGACTTTGAAATCAAAGCCGATGAAGCGAGAAAATTAAACAAGTCTGATGTTTCAATAGAAAAAGATAATACGATGTTATATGTGTTAATTGGAGTGGCTTTGATTATTATCTTATTGATGGTGTTAATCGCCTTACAAGTAAAAAACAAGAAAAAAAAATAG
- a CDS encoding DUF916 and DUF3324 domain-containing protein, whose product MEKMLIINRYNLTINLAKYVWIISSFILMYCFIGENKVCAEGISNYTVQLLLPNHQNKEVTSYFDMCLQPNESDKIGIEINNQENHAQHFQIAFTNATTNDNGIVDYTKKNVELVGDASIDFLQTVDKENYQLEVASNSKKVMWFNVHMPNKQVAGIILGGVQVSNVNHDTQKQVLNHEVQYTAAIKLSQNNEPIVPKLKALSAKVDTIDDHQVVKMTIQNLTPVLLRKAEIRSRFYKEGDKTPLIDERKKGLSIAPNSEFNLFSPIVEAVKPGDYRYDIVIKNALGEWHLSKKVTITHAKAQEINKDYPRTPQSNEKLLIAAITCLSIILLLLVIKMMKVVKDR is encoded by the coding sequence ATGGAAAAGATGCTAATAATTAACAGATACAACTTAACGATTAACCTAGCAAAATATGTTTGGATTATCAGTAGTTTTATATTAATGTATTGCTTCATAGGAGAAAACAAGGTTTGCGCAGAAGGGATATCTAATTATACGGTCCAGTTACTATTACCTAATCATCAAAATAAAGAAGTTACTAGTTATTTTGATATGTGCTTACAACCAAATGAATCAGATAAAATTGGGATTGAAATTAATAATCAAGAAAACCACGCCCAACATTTCCAAATAGCTTTTACTAATGCAACAACTAATGACAATGGAATTGTTGACTATACAAAGAAGAATGTCGAATTGGTAGGAGATGCCTCAATAGATTTTTTACAGACAGTTGACAAAGAAAATTATCAACTAGAAGTCGCAAGTAACAGTAAAAAGGTGATGTGGTTTAATGTTCATATGCCCAATAAGCAAGTTGCAGGGATAATTTTAGGTGGTGTGCAGGTGAGTAACGTAAACCACGATACCCAAAAACAGGTATTAAATCATGAAGTACAATATACGGCAGCCATAAAATTATCACAAAACAACGAACCAATTGTGCCTAAGTTGAAAGCATTATCTGCAAAGGTGGATACAATAGACGATCATCAAGTAGTAAAAATGACCATTCAAAATTTAACACCAGTTTTGCTGAGAAAAGCAGAAATTCGTTCTAGATTTTATAAAGAAGGGGATAAGACACCTCTTATAGATGAAAGGAAGAAAGGTTTAAGTATCGCCCCTAATAGCGAATTCAACTTGTTTTCACCAATAGTTGAGGCTGTAAAACCAGGAGATTATCGATACGATATTGTAATAAAGAATGCGCTTGGTGAATGGCATTTATCAAAAAAAGTAACGATCACACATGCAAAAGCTCAAGAAATCAATAAGGATTACCCAAGGACACCTCAGTCTAATGAAAAATTATTGATTGCAGCAATTACATGTTTATCTATCATTTTATTATTGTTGGTTATTAAAATGATGAAAGTTGTGAAAGACAGATGA
- a CDS encoding SDR family oxidoreductase translates to MDYKEFDINFGLEGKVAVITGGLSGIGEATAELFIKKGAKIAIFDVQADAKEKANDKFGDNAIGVTVDVTKKEQIESAIEETLAKYGKIDLLVNSAGVALLDDAENLSEEYWDKTFAINVKGSFLVAQAIGKQMIKSGGGKIINLASQASVVALDNHVAYCASKGAIVSMTQVLAYEWAQYNINVNCISPTVILTELGKKAWAGQVGEDMKKQIPAGRFGYPEEVAACALFLAADASNLMTGENMIIDGGYTIK, encoded by the coding sequence ATGGATTACAAAGAATTTGATATCAATTTTGGATTAGAAGGAAAAGTTGCCGTAATAACAGGAGGATTAAGTGGTATCGGAGAAGCAACTGCTGAATTATTCATCAAAAAAGGCGCTAAAATTGCTATTTTCGATGTCCAAGCAGACGCTAAAGAAAAGGCAAATGATAAATTTGGTGATAACGCAATCGGTGTTACTGTTGACGTTACCAAGAAAGAACAAATCGAATCTGCTATTGAAGAAACATTAGCTAAATATGGCAAAATTGATTTATTAGTCAACTCAGCAGGCGTTGCTTTACTTGATGATGCTGAAAACCTTTCTGAAGAATACTGGGACAAAACGTTTGCTATCAATGTTAAAGGTAGCTTCTTAGTAGCTCAAGCTATCGGAAAACAAATGATCAAATCTGGCGGAGGAAAAATCATTAACTTAGCCTCTCAAGCTTCTGTTGTTGCGTTAGATAATCATGTGGCATACTGTGCAAGTAAAGGGGCTATTGTATCAATGACTCAAGTATTAGCTTATGAATGGGCACAATATAACATTAATGTAAATTGTATTTCTCCAACAGTAATTTTAACTGAATTAGGTAAAAAAGCTTGGGCTGGCCAAGTTGGTGAAGACATGAAAAAACAAATTCCAGCTGGCCGTTTTGGTTATCCAGAAGAAGTCGCAGCGTGCGCATTATTCTTAGCAGCTGATGCTTCTAACTTAATGACAGGTGAAAATATGATCATTGATGGTGGTTATACAATCAAGTAA
- a CDS encoding WxL domain-containing protein codes for MKKMILSATLASSIMLGGAISTFAAEDAIEHSTGTVTLTKTTPTEPVDPGIDPTDPEKPNPPKDPAGPTGEIGDLTIDVVPQFDFVKDDANDGMKGTFNMTTYDYNYLQVSDQRATGDGWSVGLATTPFTLDTDQTIKLQNAEVTIPFKAYEGTTATATPATIDTSVGFTNAGVFAAGINEGMGKANIAKVDGATLTTKDDKNVAGNYTSEFTWTLYTAPKIDGDIAQIDRQTPAPAPEP; via the coding sequence ATGAAAAAAATGATTTTATCAGCTACATTAGCTAGTAGCATTATGTTAGGAGGCGCTATTAGTACGTTTGCAGCAGAGGATGCTATTGAACATAGCACAGGTACAGTCACCTTAACTAAAACAACTCCAACAGAGCCAGTAGACCCAGGGATTGATCCAACTGATCCAGAAAAACCAAATCCACCAAAAGATCCAGCTGGTCCAACAGGCGAAATTGGTGATTTAACTATTGATGTGGTTCCACAATTTGATTTTGTTAAAGATGATGCTAATGATGGCATGAAAGGTACATTTAATATGACCACTTATGATTATAACTACTTACAAGTATCCGACCAACGTGCAACTGGTGATGGATGGAGTGTAGGTCTTGCAACAACACCTTTCACACTTGATACCGATCAAACAATTAAACTTCAAAATGCTGAAGTCACTATTCCATTTAAAGCCTATGAAGGCACAACCGCAACTGCAACACCAGCTACAATAGACACCTCAGTTGGTTTTACTAATGCAGGCGTGTTTGCTGCCGGTATTAACGAAGGGATGGGTAAAGCTAACATTGCAAAAGTTGATGGTGCAACTTTAACAACAAAGGATGATAAGAACGTAGCAGGTAATTATACAAGTGAGTTTACTTGGACATTGTATACTGCCCCAAAAATTGATGGCGACATTGCTCAAATTGACAGACAAACACCTGCACCTGCACCTGAACCATAA
- a CDS encoding WxL domain-containing protein, whose translation MDNLRKIMGCFGIGWLMLLSGWLGTCSVKAESLPSIQTAIAGLDGSQGAGLEQQGDWASNESNLYYGIGYSKDETIEETGATYRQGVPAINYFDPNDPEMKNPIKHMYSTLKNSNDPDSGYRYETTAGLNIFRVDRFNSSTYKTRAIYFGEGKITDEDTGEITAYANPSSGSKLKNINVWVVMKPNGDVIEHHFYIKNLTEAPLDVFPIKQVDTCLANDDDVAVCSRGPHKGMYIKNNQVGFRLDYQTDVPNGPAVYAASKYSIRMSDVFGSTPSAPKSKQVEQPRGAVLYGGTIDQDSGLFMSWGKKTIPAGSVIELRYDVGITKQFSKSYQNLCNNTEALIAANQNYIGDKLRYTVKLKSDEALTDINVSDILPAGLSTPEDMSLSINGNEQKLATENCYDEKTRTINIAQADLPLIEGDSYGEMLLSYTATPDRTTAGKTLTNTANYQATSTISGLNAGKANTNVLISSDLTANLLLKCVDTTGATIREDEALTFDLGEKYDITPPRIRGYSYQKIGKDSAALSGVFTRGLTVILVYEKKPATFELSQDVTDLTGQSLDKGTATQDQQMNYTVIIDSLRELEGDYQELTITSQLSEYLTDIRQVTLKDDANNKLNITQVYDETTHQLVVKLPKDQGVNALQNLTLTWQAKVKVDAPIDSEVKVTTTAKANYSDGVVSDEEKANELTTTVVAGELSFVEAPTAFQFGPQKVSVIDERYPVVKQEGRLRVQDLRGQGHQWQLFVQMTTPLMSNGEQLSSTLVYKKDNQLYDLSKSMLVENHETTDGGIVDMTKPFDEKEGLFLEVPAGLATVGNYQGALSWTLVNGPS comes from the coding sequence ATGGATAATTTGCGAAAAATAATGGGCTGTTTTGGGATAGGTTGGCTGATGTTATTGAGTGGTTGGTTGGGTACATGTTCAGTTAAGGCAGAAAGCTTGCCATCCATTCAAACAGCTATCGCTGGACTGGACGGGTCACAAGGTGCCGGTCTAGAGCAACAAGGCGATTGGGCTAGCAATGAGAGTAATCTTTATTATGGGATAGGCTACTCAAAGGATGAAACGATTGAAGAGACAGGAGCAACCTATCGTCAAGGGGTCCCTGCAATTAATTATTTTGACCCTAATGATCCGGAAATGAAGAATCCAATTAAACATATGTATTCAACGCTGAAAAATTCAAATGATCCGGATAGCGGTTATCGATATGAAACGACAGCAGGGTTAAATATTTTTCGTGTGGATAGATTTAACTCAAGTACGTATAAGACGCGAGCTATTTATTTTGGAGAAGGTAAAATAACTGACGAAGACACAGGAGAAATTACCGCTTATGCTAATCCTTCATCAGGATCTAAATTAAAGAATATTAATGTATGGGTTGTGATGAAACCGAATGGCGACGTGATTGAACATCATTTTTATATAAAAAATCTTACTGAGGCACCACTGGATGTTTTTCCTATTAAACAAGTCGACACTTGTTTGGCAAACGATGATGACGTAGCGGTTTGTTCTAGAGGGCCTCATAAAGGCATGTATATCAAAAATAATCAGGTTGGTTTTCGTTTAGATTATCAGACTGATGTACCCAATGGACCAGCAGTTTATGCAGCTAGTAAGTACAGTATCCGTATGTCGGATGTTTTTGGTTCAACCCCCAGTGCCCCCAAAAGTAAACAAGTAGAACAACCACGAGGCGCTGTTTTATATGGGGGGACAATTGATCAAGATTCAGGATTATTTATGAGTTGGGGCAAGAAAACAATACCAGCCGGATCCGTGATTGAATTGCGTTATGATGTCGGGATTACCAAACAATTTTCTAAATCTTATCAAAATTTATGTAATAATACAGAAGCCTTAATCGCCGCCAACCAAAATTATATTGGAGATAAATTACGTTACACCGTGAAACTTAAATCAGACGAAGCGTTAACGGATATCAATGTTTCAGATATCTTGCCTGCAGGTTTATCAACACCTGAGGATATGTCATTATCAATCAACGGCAACGAGCAGAAATTAGCCACTGAGAACTGTTATGATGAAAAGACGAGAACAATTAACATCGCACAAGCAGATTTGCCTTTAATTGAAGGTGATTCGTATGGTGAAATGTTATTATCATATACTGCAACACCTGATAGAACAACAGCGGGCAAGACGTTAACCAATACCGCTAATTATCAGGCGACCTCTACAATTAGTGGGTTGAATGCTGGCAAAGCTAATACTAATGTTCTGATTTCTTCAGATTTAACAGCTAACCTTTTGCTGAAATGTGTCGATACAACAGGTGCAACGATTAGAGAAGATGAAGCGTTGACTTTTGATTTAGGAGAAAAATATGACATAACTCCTCCTAGAATAAGAGGCTATTCTTATCAAAAAATAGGTAAGGATTCCGCAGCATTAAGCGGTGTTTTCACTAGAGGATTAACGGTTATATTGGTTTACGAAAAGAAACCGGCGACTTTTGAACTTTCTCAAGATGTTACGGACTTAACGGGCCAATCATTAGATAAAGGAACGGCTACACAAGATCAACAGATGAATTATACGGTGATCATAGATAGTTTAAGAGAGTTGGAAGGGGATTATCAAGAACTAACTATTACGAGTCAGTTATCTGAATATTTAACAGATATTCGTCAGGTTACTTTGAAGGATGACGCAAATAATAAGCTAAATATAACGCAAGTATACGATGAAACGACACATCAATTAGTTGTGAAGTTGCCTAAAGATCAAGGGGTAAACGCCCTACAAAATTTGACGCTAACATGGCAAGCGAAAGTGAAGGTGGACGCACCTATTGATTCAGAAGTAAAGGTTACGACAACGGCTAAAGCAAACTATAGCGACGGGGTAGTATCTGATGAAGAAAAAGCAAACGAATTAACAACCACAGTAGTTGCAGGAGAGTTGTCTTTCGTTGAAGCGCCAACTGCTTTTCAATTTGGTCCGCAGAAAGTGTCAGTTATTGATGAAAGGTATCCTGTTGTGAAACAAGAGGGGCGTTTGCGTGTACAGGATTTAAGAGGACAAGGCCACCAGTGGCAGTTGTTTGTACAAATGACGACACCATTGATGTCAAATGGTGAACAACTATCTAGTACATTGGTTTATAAAAAAGACAATCAACTATATGACCTAAGTAAATCAATGCTAGTGGAAAACCATGAAACAACGGATGGTGGAATCGTTGATATGACCAAACCGTTTGATGAGAAGGAAGGCCTCTTTCTTGAGGTGCCTGCAGGACTCGCAACAGTGGGTAATTATCAGGGCGCTTTGTCGTGGACTTTAGTCAACGGTCCTAGTTAG
- a CDS encoding LPXTG cell wall anchor domain-containing protein, which translates to MKHKRKEIFIASLVMLVGLYVAFPVATYGAVQSETPVTVTIEKNNALEKSTGKDTTSNQPSYSNGSGTGLLPQTNEKTSSMLITFTGVLVTAISMVVLVTKKMKGVKK; encoded by the coding sequence ATGAAACACAAAAGAAAAGAAATATTCATTGCAAGTTTAGTGATGTTGGTCGGATTATATGTTGCCTTTCCAGTAGCAACTTATGGAGCGGTACAATCTGAAACCCCAGTGACGGTTACTATTGAAAAAAATAATGCATTAGAAAAATCTACTGGAAAAGATACAACATCCAATCAACCTAGTTATTCTAATGGCTCAGGAACAGGCTTACTACCACAAACGAATGAAAAAACGTCTAGCATGTTAATAACTTTTACGGGAGTATTAGTTACTGCTATTAGTATGGTAGTGTTAGTTACTAAAAAAATGAAGGGGGTAAAAAAATGA
- a CDS encoding WxL domain-containing protein: MKKMIGVALMSTMVLGSLSTTSLAEENEGGTLSRDDNAVNFISGDGPIAPTDPTDPDPDIPVQPMDPEHPGEPDKPTPTSGPLSIDYASKLYFGMNKISTKTANYKAIAQHITLKNAEEGEPTEKDVPSYVQITDQRGSLSGWNLSVTQTDKFKDVSGAPLENAQISISDANIQTKAEDKEGLTYVGSFALTVGKSQPLMSAAEGHGAGTFVYSMGNEESLVSEKDYNKMDENGMPLEGDAIKNKSILLNVPANAKIKATCYTTNLNWVLGNTPANAL, from the coding sequence ATGAAAAAAATGATAGGAGTAGCATTAATGAGTACCATGGTTTTGGGCTCATTATCAACAACAAGTTTAGCAGAAGAAAATGAAGGGGGCACCTTGAGTCGGGATGATAATGCTGTAAACTTTATTTCAGGGGATGGCCCAATTGCTCCAACAGACCCCACAGACCCTGATCCAGATATTCCCGTTCAACCAATGGATCCAGAACATCCTGGTGAGCCGGATAAACCAACGCCAACATCAGGACCATTATCAATTGATTACGCCTCTAAACTGTACTTTGGTATGAACAAAATATCTACTAAAACAGCTAATTATAAAGCAATCGCCCAACATATTACATTAAAGAATGCTGAAGAAGGCGAGCCAACTGAGAAAGATGTACCAAGTTACGTTCAAATTACAGACCAACGAGGCTCGCTTAGTGGTTGGAATCTATCAGTTACACAAACGGATAAGTTCAAAGATGTGTCTGGAGCTCCTCTTGAAAACGCGCAAATTAGCATAAGTGATGCTAACATTCAAACGAAAGCAGAGGATAAGGAAGGGTTAACCTACGTTGGTAGCTTTGCTCTAACTGTAGGGAAGAGTCAACCATTGATGTCAGCAGCGGAAGGTCACGGAGCAGGTACGTTCGTTTATTCAATGGGAAATGAAGAAAGCCTTGTTAGTGAGAAGGATTATAATAAAATGGATGAAAATGGTATGCCTTTAGAAGGAGATGCTATAAAAAATAAAAGTATACTTCTAAATGTTCCAGCCAATGCTAAAATAAAAGCGACTTGTTACACTACAAATTTAAACTGGGTGTTGGGTAACACACCAGCGAATGCGTTATAG
- a CDS encoding WxL domain-containing protein: MRKGNKLICVVGLLLLPSIVHAANNQDKSSDLGIQMEAGDASVPSIVDPEKPSPEKPIVPLDPDDKPGGITNFPGPLSLDFVSRFYFGNQWISSKDKSYKAAAQRYIDHDGVSRESINFIQITDTRGNNNDSWSVSVQQVEAFHHGTQILTGAEIVLSNLMTHSNSQSLAPVVKSGESVINSAEQTLVTSGPNQGAGTWVIGLGHPENLINKKLDIGEYGDKTTKLSPDIKLIIPGESKKVAQEYTATIDWKLKNVPGNIAQ; this comes from the coding sequence ATGAGGAAGGGTAATAAATTAATTTGTGTAGTAGGCTTACTGCTATTACCAAGTATCGTGCATGCGGCTAATAATCAGGATAAATCAAGTGATCTTGGCATCCAAATGGAAGCAGGAGATGCAAGTGTTCCGTCGATTGTTGATCCAGAAAAGCCTTCTCCAGAAAAACCAATCGTTCCTTTAGATCCTGATGATAAGCCTGGTGGAATCACTAATTTTCCTGGACCACTTTCGCTTGATTTTGTGTCTCGCTTTTACTTCGGAAATCAATGGATTAGCTCTAAAGACAAGAGCTACAAAGCGGCAGCCCAACGGTATATTGACCATGATGGCGTGAGTCGTGAGTCTATCAATTTTATCCAAATAACGGATACAAGAGGGAATAATAATGATAGTTGGTCGGTGTCTGTTCAACAAGTAGAGGCGTTTCATCATGGTACCCAAATTTTGACAGGAGCAGAGATTGTCTTATCTAATTTAATGACTCATTCAAATAGTCAGTCACTTGCGCCTGTTGTAAAAAGTGGAGAAAGTGTTATTAATTCAGCAGAACAAACGCTTGTAACATCTGGCCCTAATCAAGGAGCAGGTACTTGGGTCATTGGGTTAGGGCATCCAGAAAATTTAATAAACAAGAAGTTAGACATAGGGGAATATGGAGACAAAACCACTAAATTAAGCCCTGATATCAAATTAATCATTCCTGGAGAATCAAAAAAAGTCGCACAAGAGTATACAGCAACTATTGACTGGAAATTGAAAAATGTTCCGGGAAATATTGCCCAATAA
- a CDS encoding DUF916 and DUF3324 domain-containing protein, producing MKKLLINLMIGLSIVAGGTTVFAENTKTSDTAKEEQVGSPNIPYNVVTKIPENQINKQASYYDILVKPGQKQTFTMEIMNGADKEVDVIVEPITARTSQNGTVTYLKSKEPLSKTMKYSFEDLVSKKQTVKLPARGKKNVTFTATMPDQTFEGMLLGGFNIREVDDEKDDQNNVSVKEGMTITNKYSIVVAAQIRMDEKAVVKQNFSIEDVKVAEYGGSYSIFSELSNDSGTLIGGYTFDATITDKDGDAIYKWSNEGFQMAPNSVFVIPQKVSPDTFPAGDYKLDMTVYSPDGKQKWPLEKKFTIDRKERKKVLDTVVVDKGKDNSTLMYVLIAIGIMIIILGIVTIVMMKRKNGKDANN from the coding sequence ATGAAAAAATTGCTTATTAATTTAATGATAGGATTATCTATAGTTGCAGGAGGAACGACAGTTTTTGCGGAAAATACAAAGACAAGCGATACAGCTAAGGAAGAACAAGTCGGTTCACCAAATATCCCGTACAATGTCGTCACCAAAATCCCAGAAAACCAAATAAATAAACAAGCATCATACTATGATATTTTGGTTAAACCTGGTCAAAAGCAAACGTTTACGATGGAAATCATGAATGGCGCGGATAAAGAAGTCGATGTCATTGTAGAACCGATTACAGCAAGAACGAGTCAAAATGGGACGGTTACTTATTTGAAATCTAAAGAACCACTAAGCAAGACAATGAAATATTCCTTTGAAGACTTAGTATCAAAAAAACAAACAGTTAAATTACCTGCCAGAGGAAAGAAAAACGTCACCTTTACGGCTACAATGCCGGATCAAACGTTTGAGGGAATGTTATTAGGTGGCTTTAATATAAGAGAAGTCGACGATGAAAAAGATGATCAAAACAATGTCTCTGTTAAAGAAGGAATGACTATTACTAATAAATACTCTATAGTAGTAGCTGCTCAAATTAGAATGGATGAGAAAGCTGTTGTAAAACAAAACTTTTCTATTGAGGATGTTAAAGTAGCAGAGTATGGTGGTAGCTACTCCATTTTCTCAGAATTAAGTAATGATTCTGGTACGTTAATCGGAGGCTATACATTTGATGCCACAATTACAGATAAAGATGGAGATGCAATTTATAAGTGGTCAAACGAAGGCTTTCAAATGGCCCCTAATAGTGTCTTTGTGATTCCTCAAAAAGTCAGTCCAGATACTTTTCCAGCTGGTGATTACAAATTAGATATGACGGTTTATTCACCCGATGGTAAGCAAAAATGGCCACTAGAAAAGAAATTTACTATTGATAGAAAAGAACGTAAAAAAGTATTAGATACAGTAGTCGTTGATAAAGGAAAAGATAATTCAACATTGATGTATGTGTTAATTGCTATAGGTATTATGATTATCATATTAGGTATTGTGACAATTGTCATGATGAAACGTAAAAATGGAAAAGATGCTAATAATTAA
- a CDS encoding helix-turn-helix domain-containing protein: METFLNKKDRRAYEIIKKIENSDTNEMKVKTIASELGLSEHKVIEIIQALNDDLVTDEHQDKFDVYINEVGVLVKKSNFSSSFFLMYFLRRSIYYHILDDLFYSRIISLEEYSDRWFVSKATMGRHWHYLKDNLEKYEIKIIKRNNKFQLEGSEEIIRSFYFKLFKISQLPIKGVSGEVEELCRIYWDVNEEMSQKSIDDFKVMISIIYLRLTQGKYIARDKEYFYLKDEMPKNNFFYGKLTSFYQDFSMKEEQVTREFFFFTFFLRTNLIISKSSLSVSGVYLNSAIVTGPYFTICSEIIDTVKETYNIKMEAEEYFYLLVNLYMMIRKKEVYGELVDFVDHRYQTAIYKKFIDKLPDKLLQHASITTYQLYVVIFPLLTKVQEPLRLMVISSLGDHYREIIEKYLDVFMGNAIVYVRQLIERPDIILSDTFYEAGDIPCIYMPIFPNTVDLQYSMNQVWKIIIEKRKNKD, from the coding sequence ATGGAGACTTTTTTAAATAAGAAAGACAGAAGGGCTTATGAAATCATTAAAAAAATAGAAAATTCTGACACAAATGAAATGAAGGTTAAAACGATTGCTAGCGAGTTGGGGTTATCCGAACATAAAGTAATAGAAATCATCCAAGCATTAAATGACGACTTGGTTACTGATGAACATCAAGATAAATTTGATGTTTATATCAATGAAGTTGGTGTGTTAGTTAAAAAGAGTAACTTTTCTTCTTCCTTTTTCTTAATGTATTTTTTAAGAAGAAGTATCTATTATCACATACTAGACGATTTATTTTATAGTCGTATTATTTCGCTAGAAGAGTATTCCGATAGATGGTTTGTTAGTAAAGCCACAATGGGTAGACATTGGCACTATTTGAAAGATAATTTAGAAAAATATGAGATAAAAATAATTAAACGAAATAATAAATTTCAATTGGAAGGAAGCGAAGAAATCATCCGATCATTCTATTTTAAACTCTTTAAAATAAGTCAGTTACCTATTAAGGGGGTAAGTGGTGAAGTAGAAGAATTATGTAGAATTTACTGGGATGTTAATGAAGAGATGAGTCAAAAGTCTATAGATGATTTTAAAGTAATGATTAGTATCATCTATTTAAGATTGACACAAGGGAAATATATAGCTAGAGACAAAGAGTATTTCTACTTAAAAGATGAAATGCCAAAAAACAACTTTTTTTATGGGAAATTGACATCTTTTTATCAAGATTTTTCCATGAAAGAGGAGCAAGTGACGCGAGAGTTTTTCTTTTTTACATTTTTTTTAAGAACTAATTTAATCATTTCAAAGAGTAGTTTATCTGTTTCGGGTGTTTATTTAAATTCAGCAATAGTGACAGGTCCTTACTTTACTATTTGTAGTGAAATAATTGATACCGTTAAAGAGACTTATAATATCAAAATGGAAGCGGAGGAATACTTTTATTTGTTGGTAAATCTTTACATGATGATTCGTAAAAAAGAAGTATACGGTGAATTAGTAGATTTTGTGGATCATAGGTATCAAACCGCCATTTATAAAAAATTTATTGATAAATTACCTGATAAATTATTGCAACATGCTAGCATAACGACCTATCAACTATATGTCGTTATCTTTCCTTTATTGACGAAAGTCCAGGAACCGTTACGCCTGATGGTCATAAGTTCTCTAGGCGATCACTACCGAGAAATAATCGAGAAATATTTAGATGTATTCATGGGAAATGCTATTGTTTATGTCCGCCAACTAATAGAAAGACCCGATATAATATTGTCGGATACTTTTTATGAAGCAGGTGATATTCCGTGTATCTACATGCCAATATTTCCTAATACGGTAGATTTACAGTATTCAATGAATCAAGTGTGGAAAATAATTATTGAGAAAAGAAAAAACAAAGATTGA